GAACAGGTCTTCGCGGAACGCCCCTTCTGCCACCATCTGTTCCAACTCCCGGTTGGTCGCACAGACGATTCGGACGTCAACATGAATCGGCTCATTTTCACCGACTCGTCGAACCTCGCCTGACTCAAGAAACCTGAGCAGTTTCACCTGCATCGACTTGTCGAGTTCTCCGAGTTCGTCCAGGAACAGAGTTCCGCCGTTGGCCATTTCGAACAGTCCGGTTCGAGCTGTTTCTGCTCCCGTAAAGGCTCCTTTGCGATGGCCGAAGAACTCACTTTCCACCAGATTGTCGGGCAGAGCGCCACAGTTGACAGGTACAAACGGTTCTTTGGAACGGTCGCTGAGTTCATGAATTCGGCGAGCCACCATTTCTTTCCCTGTGCCTGTTTCGCCGAGAATCAGGACCGCAGAATCGGTGGGGGCGATTTTCTCGATGAGCTTATGCACGCGCATCATGGGGCCGGATTCACCGACCAGTTGAGATCGGCCTTCGACTCGCTCCAGCATACATTCCAGAGCGGCTGCCTTATTCTGAAGCGCTTTCTTGTCGCCGATTCGATCAAGCACGCTTGAGATTTCGAACAAAGAAACCGGTTTCGGCAGGAAGTCGTAGGCGCCCATCCGGATTCCACGGATGGCATCGTCCATGCTTCCGTGGCCCGTGCTGATGACCACGTCGGTTTCCGGGGAGTAGTTTCGAAGGTGGTCGATCACGTCCCAGCCGCTTCCGCCCGGCATGCGAAGGTCGACAATTGCGGCATCGAACGAGTTTGCCTGAATGGCCTCGATAGCCGAACTGGCTGTTTGCCGGATCGTGGCCGTATGCCCCATCCGTGGCAATTCGGACCGCATCATGTCGGCAATAGACTGTTCATCGTCGACGAACAGGACACGCAGATGATGTTTCTTTTTCGTACTCACAGCCTGCTCCGTGGCCGCAGCGACTGGCGTCCTGCCAGAATATCGTGCGAGATGGAACCGTTTCGGGCCAGTATTGACAGAAAGTCATCCGGACTGCGAAACGATTGAGAGAGAGGAATTTTCAAAGTGGACCGCCATAGCCTACGCAGCTGGTGCTTCAGCTTGAAGACGGTGGGTTGAGGAAACGTTTGATATCAGAAAGCCGGAATCTGAGCAACGGCCATTTTTGCCGATGTGATTGCCGAATGGTTCCTCATTTTGCGTATTTTCCCTGACATCATCGGAGCATCATTGTTTTTTCCGGCTGGCTGAACTGGTCGCTCGAGATCGATTCGAACGGATCACCGCGAAGGTGGCCACTGGTAAGTTTCAGATCCCTGACAGGAACGCTGAATTGTTCCGGAAGCTGATGGATTTTGGGAACGGTTCGTGAGCACTGAATGAAAAGATCAGGATTGCGGCAAGCTGGTTTCTGCTGTCGACACCGGAATGGCTCGGTTTCCAGGGAACGGGTGGCTGCCATCTGTCAGAACAAACACGCTCGCGTGGCTGTCATTGCGACGGGGCAAGTTCTGCAGCGTAAGTGCTGCGGGGCAAGTCGATGATTTGTCACTGACACGGTCGCCGGCTGGCGTTTTTTGCACCACGGATTTCCGTATCCATCGATGCGAGCCATGATCCCGGAAGAAAATGTCTGCCGCCAAGAACAAGCCGTAACCCAAAACTAGAGCGGTTGGTCGAGCATGGCTTCGATCATCAGTGTTTTTTCTGCCGTGAATGTTTGATCGCACAGTTGCATTGTAAAATTCGATGGAAGCGGGTCTCCTGCCAGACTTACTCCGATCGATTGGAAACCGTCCACGATTTCCGCATCATTCCAGGCATCATTGATCAGGATGAATGACAGTGTTGTTCTGCCAGACTCCTTTTCGAGGCGGACAGAGGCACCGTCGCCCCCGAAAAATCCCAGAGTCTTCAGAGCATCCGCCAGTTCCTGAGCATCTTCTTCGGTGGCATTGCCACGATAGTAGACTTCATCATTGCCTGCGGTGAGAACGTTCCCGAATGACGGTTCCATCAGCAGGAGGCCGCCAATTAACAAGGGCAGGCACATCAATCCAATACCTGCTGAACGCCAACCTGATACGAGTTCTCCGCCCCTGGCGACGTGCTCCTCAACCAATCTGCCCTGCAATTTTTTTGCGACGGCACTGACGATCAACAGTTGAGGAACGTAAAACACCGCGTTCGGGATCTTGTCCAGAATTTCGTCGGGGATCGCGAACACCAGGCCCAACAGAACGATCGACGCTGCGACTCCCCCGGCGATCGCTTTCCAGACATTCTCACCGCGTCCAGCACGTGCATAGTTCAACGCCATCACGATGCCAGCGGCAAGCGGTGCCCCCAGAAATGTGGCCCAGACGACACCTCCGGGTGAGTGCAGTTTGTATGTCGGTGCTGTAGCCTGAGTATCCGTCTGAACAGTCATGAGTTCTCTCGATAAAATGGCGTCTGAGCAAATGAATTTGATGCGATGCTTCGACCGATCTCACTGCCGGTCGCAGGCAGGGCCTTCGTTTGACGAGCGGGGGATAAATCACTTTCCCTGCAGACGAGAACGGAATGGGCACTCAGATCGGACGTAAAATGGCAGAATTCATCAGGCCAGGTGGAAAGTCCTCCGGCGGCGGGTCTGCATCTCTGGTGCAGGTACGCGAGAAGTCAGGCGACCGTGAACGGTGAGGTGTCAGCAGATTTTGTTCGCGTTTCCGAGGCTAACAGTCCGTTCAAAAAAACAGGACAGGCACGCAGTTGACTGGAAACCATCGTGTTTTCTGGTCTCCTGTTCGAGCCAGTCCCGTTCTTCAACAGGCTGCCAGGCTAGACAAACAGTTCCATGACGGGCTCACCGCCAGGGACAATTGGAGTTGGTCGGCCGGTTGCGTCCGGAATTCGCAATTCATGGGAGATTCCCATTGCGTGATAGATTGTCGCTGCCAGACTTTCCGGGCTGACGGGTGTTGTTGTGGCATACGCGGCATCGGCGTCCGTTTGACCGTGAACGTATCCACGTCGGATGCCTCCACCAGCCAGCACGGCCGGGAACAGTGTACTCCAGTGATCTCGTCCCCAGTTCGCGTTTGCTTTTGGAGTTCGGCCCATTTCGCCCATACAGACAACCATCGTTTCGTTGAGCATTCCGCGTTCATCGAGATCTGAAATCAGTGTGCTGAGAGCCTGATCCAGAGTTGGGAGCAAATGATTTTTGACATCTGTACTATTCTGGTGTGAATCCCAGCTGTAGCCATCGATGCAATCATAGTGGACCGTCACAAACCGAGTCCCGGCTTCGACCATTCGTCGAGCCATCAGTGCTGACTGGCCGAACAGGTGCCGTCCATACCTGTCCCGCAGCGATGGAGATTCCAGTTTCAAATCCATCGCACGACGGGTCGCTTCCGACGTGACCAGAGATAAGGCTCGCTGTTGGAACTGATCGTACTCATCCACGCTGCTGGCCGACAGGCGTCGTCGAGCGTCATCAAACTGTTCCAGCAGTGATCGCCTCTGGTTCAGGCGGCTTGAGTTCAGTGACTCGTTCTTTATCAGCCCGTCGATTTGAAACGTAAGTTCTTCGTCTGTGCAGTCTCGCCAATACGGATTATCTTTGGGGGCTCGCTTATCGATACGCGTGGTCAGCGGGTCATAGCCGCGTCCCAGCCACCCGGCTGTTTCACCCGGACGTTTGAGAAGCACTTTGTAGTCCTGGAGTCTTCCCAGTGAATTCGGGAGCACGACGTAGTTGGGTAAGGTTAATCCGGTGGATGCATCGCTTCGCATTGCGTAGTCAACCACCGAGCCAATGGCTGGCCAGTCTTTTTCGGTCACATTGAAACCTGCACCGATTGGAACGTGCCAGCGCTGGCCGGTTTGGATGTAATGGCCGCCTCCGCTGTGATCGTTGAAACTGTGGCTCATGGTACGGATGATTGAGCATCGATCAACGACCATGGCGGTTCGTGGAAGGTGTTCGCAGATGTTCAGTTCGGGGATTCGAGTTGCGATTGGCTTGAAGGGGCCGCGAATTGTGTCCGGAGCCAACGGCTTCATATCGAAAGTTTCGAGCTGGCTGGGTCCACCAAACAGAAACAGGAAAATCACGGACTTTGCTCGTTGCGGGATGCGTAGTCCCTCTTCCTCAGCCTGCAGAACCTGGGGTAAATTCAGGCCAAGCAGCCCTGCTCCGCCCGCCTGCAGAATTCGCCTCCGTGAAACCCCGGAAGTCGTGGCCCGCGTTGTTTCTGATCGGCATTGTCTCACGGTCGCAACCCTCCGGCAGGTGAGATCACAGGTTCACTGAAAGAGACAATCATCTCGCTGATTTACCTCGTGATGAAGTCAAGTGACAGGTCACTTCGAAGCGACAGGTCATTTCAAGACGGAATCAGGTGGTGCTTCTTATAACGGAATTCGCAAGAATTCCCAGGCATCGGTTGTGTCCCGCAGTTCCAGCCACAGTTTCAGGATGGACTGCCATCTAAAATCTTTCTCTGGACGGTTTATGTCTCGAATTCTGCTGACGATTGGCCTGCTGACATGCAGCAACATCTTCATGACGTTTGCCTGGTACGGACATTTGAAGAACATGGCCCACCGTCATTGGGTTGTTGCTGCTCTTATCAGCTGGGGAATTGCATTGTTCGAATACCTGATACAGGTTCCGGCGAATCGCATCGGGCATCAGGAACTGAATGTCGGCCAGCTGAAAATCATCCAGGAAGTGATCACGCTCTCTGTGTTCGTTCCTTTTGCATGGATTTACCTGAAGGAAAAGCCAACGCTCGACTATCTCTGGGCGGGCATCTGCCTGCTCGGCGCGCTATTCTTTGTGTTCAGGCAAAAGCTAATGGCGGGGTAATGCTCTTGGGGATCGGCACGAATATTTTGTTGCCGGGATCCCCGGTGACTGATGTCCGTCTGTTAAATCTGTTCATGCTCTCAGTCTGAGCTCTGCTGCTCCCCGGGGAGTTTAACGCACTTCAGGGTTCCGCCTGCGTTTCGAGCAAACAGGTATCCATTGGCAAGAGCAGGCGCTGTCCAGCATCGGCCGCTGAGCAACTCGGACCTTGCCAGCTCAGTGAAGCCTTTTTCTGATTGTTCTGCCAGAACCAACGCTCCTTTCTCACTCAAAACAATCAGTTTTCCATCCGCTGCAATGAGCGAACCACAACCCAGGCCTCGCTGTTTCCATGCAAGTTCGCCGGTACTGAACTGGATGCAGTTGAGCGTAGCGTTCCGTCCGTTGTGAGAATTGCCGTCAATCCCGTAAATCCAGCCGTCCAGCAGGACGCTGTTGTTGAAATGGTTCCGCATATTCTTGTTGCTGTAGATCCGCTTCAGGGATTTCCCATC
This genomic interval from Planctomycetaceae bacterium contains the following:
- a CDS encoding DMT family protein, whose amino-acid sequence is MSRILLTIGLLTCSNIFMTFAWYGHLKNMAHRHWVVAALISWGIALFEYLIQVPANRIGHQELNVGQLKIIQEVITLSVFVPFAWIYLKEKPTLDYLWAGICLLGALFFVFRQKLMAG
- a CDS encoding sigma-54 dependent transcriptional regulator; amino-acid sequence: MSTKKKHHLRVLFVDDEQSIADMMRSELPRMGHTATIRQTASSAIEAIQANSFDAAIVDLRMPGGSGWDVIDHLRNYSPETDVVISTGHGSMDDAIRGIRMGAYDFLPKPVSLFEISSVLDRIGDKKALQNKAAALECMLERVEGRSQLVGESGPMMRVHKLIEKIAPTDSAVLILGETGTGKEMVARRIHELSDRSKEPFVPVNCGALPDNLVESEFFGHRKGAFTGAETARTGLFEMANGGTLFLDELGELDKSMQVKLLRFLESGEVRRVGENEPIHVDVRIVCATNRELEQMVAEGAFREDLFFRVNTFEIHLPPLRERLDDIPRLSKHLLARHMKRDTAPDDILAPETIRILQSHQWSGNVRELSNVLEHALILAEGKQITPEDLPRSVMRHQTGTVSAAEPSQNTNSISVPEGAPITLRDMESQMILRALDKYDGDKPRAAKELGIALKTLYNRLNQMQMQNSRDAS
- a CDS encoding DUF1501 domain-containing protein produces the protein MRQCRSETTRATTSGVSRRRILQAGGAGLLGLNLPQVLQAEEEGLRIPQRAKSVIFLFLFGGPSQLETFDMKPLAPDTIRGPFKPIATRIPELNICEHLPRTAMVVDRCSIIRTMSHSFNDHSGGGHYIQTGQRWHVPIGAGFNVTEKDWPAIGSVVDYAMRSDASTGLTLPNYVVLPNSLGRLQDYKVLLKRPGETAGWLGRGYDPLTTRIDKRAPKDNPYWRDCTDEELTFQIDGLIKNESLNSSRLNQRRSLLEQFDDARRRLSASSVDEYDQFQQRALSLVTSEATRRAMDLKLESPSLRDRYGRHLFGQSALMARRMVEAGTRFVTVHYDCIDGYSWDSHQNSTDVKNHLLPTLDQALSTLISDLDERGMLNETMVVCMGEMGRTPKANANWGRDHWSTLFPAVLAGGGIRRGYVHGQTDADAAYATTTPVSPESLAATIYHAMGISHELRIPDATGRPTPIVPGGEPVMELFV